One segment of Fibrobacter sp. UWB10 DNA contains the following:
- a CDS encoding ABC transporter permease, whose amino-acid sequence MQILMAPFVWIGEVIVTGISAIGEVICILLNTLKQVRYIHKNPVLIVKQMISIGVSSLPLLFVTSIFTGMVATVQAEFEFHNLVADKFVGTAACKMILIELGPLLTAIVLSGRVGSAIAAELGSMKEKEELAAYTVLGLDTYRYLALPRFVAFFTMVPCLTVISNALAIIGGWIVCVLGLDITTYTYVTGMQYLFDPMDLWSGTLKSFVFGTLIFLLGYYHGINAKPGARGVGIATMSVVVSSCLMILIADFVLDAILFF is encoded by the coding sequence ATGCAGATACTGATGGCTCCATTTGTCTGGATTGGCGAGGTTATCGTAACCGGTATCTCGGCTATTGGCGAAGTCATCTGCATTTTGCTGAATACGCTCAAACAGGTGCGTTATATCCACAAGAACCCTGTGCTAATCGTAAAGCAGATGATTTCGATTGGCGTGTCGTCTTTGCCGTTGCTGTTTGTGACTTCGATTTTTACGGGCATGGTGGCCACCGTGCAGGCTGAATTCGAATTCCACAATCTAGTGGCCGACAAGTTCGTGGGTACGGCTGCTTGTAAGATGATTCTGATCGAGCTTGGTCCCTTGCTTACGGCGATTGTGCTTTCGGGCCGCGTGGGCTCTGCTATTGCGGCAGAACTTGGCTCCATGAAAGAAAAAGAAGAATTGGCTGCCTATACGGTTCTTGGCCTTGATACTTACCGCTACTTGGCTCTTCCGCGCTTTGTGGCCTTCTTTACCATGGTGCCTTGCCTTACGGTGATTTCGAACGCGCTTGCCATTATCGGTGGCTGGATCGTTTGCGTGCTTGGCCTTGATATTACCACTTATACTTATGTGACCGGTATGCAGTACCTGTTTGATCCGATGGACTTGTGGTCGGGTACGCTTAAATCGTTTGTATTTGGAACTTTGATTTTTTTGCTTGGGTACTATCATGGCATTAATGCCAAGCCTGGTGCCCGCGGTGTCGGAATTGCGACCATGAGTGTGGTGGTTTCGAGCTGCCTCATGATTTTGATTGCTGACTTTGTTCTGGATGCCATCCTATTCTTCTAA
- a CDS encoding response regulator translates to MPTILIIDDDEQFNLMLKSALEIKGYNVETAKNGKEAKTLYQNKTYDVIITDIIMPDVDGYEVILDLRRLNMSDRTIAVSGGGRTSAEDYLMTAQHFDAAATFNKPVDLQALRAKVEEIIKSHS, encoded by the coding sequence GTGCCTACGATCCTGATTATTGATGACGACGAGCAGTTTAATTTGATGCTCAAGTCTGCTCTTGAAATCAAGGGCTACAATGTGGAAACGGCAAAGAACGGTAAAGAAGCTAAGACTCTTTACCAGAACAAGACCTATGATGTGATCATCACCGACATTATTATGCCGGATGTCGATGGTTACGAAGTCATTTTGGATCTGCGTCGCTTGAACATGAGCGACCGCACTATCGCTGTGAGCGGTGGTGGCCGTACCTCTGCCGAAGACTACCTGATGACCGCCCAGCATTTCGATGCTGCGGCTACCTTCAACAAGCCTGTGGACTTGCAAGCCCTTCGCGCGAAGGTCGAAGAAATCATCAAGAGCCATTCGTAG
- a CDS encoding ATP-binding protein has product MLESKMTARRLPKPLRRMVHANIAWNACSILGILFFSGPMAPDMSDMYIGRQFIFGFQTLCWVRVGVALYDMAELVLFSRKTAYKTVSGFAGMLVAVALTTMFILCPEVISNLTIFGDRPFENIPIFKCFAIVYALFFMPPCLLIVYQLLRSSLRSLDPTVLHTGAYMAGSFMLCMVIAILFDFVIPIIKNFGAWQGGFQFFVWHQFLTLFLAVLCGQYYTSARFRDLGAHWFLQKLINKIEDGIIYYDEAGRIKAVNHGATKLLGQSSISLRGRSIKNVLPPNLDFFRETVYSDVRMNINGETHVMKIYFFKCRQTLMTVVNIAFFMDQSKTLLLQQNLKTLNEQYVEYTHDLVRYQDRLNKEASIKVEKENVLNTLINALPFRVWYKSELGVYQKQNQMDYDKRGSREGARDNPEDVSPYEKDAREKGEVKVYTSFEDNSGNEISQDEANRLIALGENVQTFDNMYIPILQAGKAPYKTLCLKVDMTEQRRLEYERNMLREQKFIHSRLEELGTMCGAFAHDYNNILGSQIGFCQLAQEMLPPDHQASMFINEALKAAERGKASLEELLNAIRGNANTATPAIVFSPYMIIEDVVKKISLTLPPNISIHSDELDHSLKVRGIVASLDRIISNLANNALFAMKQTGGSLTFKLYPETLESQLVTPYAPPVPAGNYAKFEISDTGTGMDSGTLERIFAPFFTTKAPGEGLGLGLSSALRLLKEGNAYFTVQTTLGEGTTFYLYWPIETETKEG; this is encoded by the coding sequence TTGCTTGAAAGTAAGATGACTGCTCGTCGCTTGCCTAAGCCCTTGCGTCGAATGGTTCATGCCAATATTGCATGGAATGCATGCAGTATTTTGGGTATCTTGTTTTTTAGTGGGCCCATGGCGCCCGACATGTCTGACATGTATATTGGTCGCCAGTTCATTTTTGGTTTTCAGACTCTTTGTTGGGTGCGAGTTGGCGTGGCTCTGTATGACATGGCTGAACTAGTCTTGTTCAGTAGAAAGACTGCCTACAAGACGGTGTCCGGTTTTGCGGGCATGCTTGTCGCGGTTGCGCTCACGACCATGTTTATTCTTTGCCCAGAAGTCATTTCGAACTTAACCATATTTGGCGATCGTCCGTTTGAAAACATTCCGATTTTCAAATGCTTTGCGATTGTCTATGCTCTGTTCTTTATGCCGCCTTGCTTGCTGATTGTTTATCAGCTTTTGCGTAGTTCGCTCCGTTCTCTGGATCCGACAGTTTTGCATACTGGCGCCTATATGGCCGGAAGCTTTATGCTTTGCATGGTGATTGCAATCTTGTTCGATTTCGTGATTCCGATTATCAAGAATTTCGGCGCATGGCAAGGCGGGTTCCAGTTCTTTGTGTGGCACCAGTTCTTGACGCTTTTCTTGGCAGTGCTTTGCGGACAGTATTACACGTCGGCAAGGTTCAGGGATCTCGGAGCTCATTGGTTCCTGCAAAAACTGATTAATAAGATTGAAGATGGCATTATTTATTACGACGAAGCCGGAAGAATTAAGGCCGTCAACCATGGTGCAACCAAGCTCTTGGGGCAGTCTTCGATTAGCTTGCGCGGAAGGTCTATCAAGAATGTCTTGCCGCCGAATCTTGACTTTTTTAGAGAGACTGTTTACAGCGATGTGCGTATGAATATTAACGGCGAAACGCACGTGATGAAAATTTATTTCTTCAAGTGCCGCCAGACGCTGATGACGGTTGTGAACATAGCCTTTTTCATGGACCAGTCCAAGACACTTCTGTTACAGCAGAACCTGAAGACTCTAAATGAACAGTATGTGGAATACACGCATGACTTGGTGCGCTATCAGGACCGCTTGAACAAGGAAGCGTCAATCAAGGTTGAAAAAGAAAACGTGCTGAATACGCTCATTAACGCACTTCCGTTTAGAGTGTGGTACAAGAGCGAACTAGGTGTGTATCAGAAACAGAACCAGATGGACTACGACAAGCGCGGTTCCCGTGAAGGCGCTCGCGACAATCCTGAAGATGTTTCGCCATACGAAAAGGATGCTCGCGAAAAGGGCGAAGTTAAGGTTTATACTTCTTTCGAAGACAATAGTGGAAACGAAATTTCTCAAGACGAAGCGAACCGCCTTATTGCTCTTGGCGAAAATGTGCAGACATTTGATAACATGTACATCCCGATTTTGCAGGCGGGCAAGGCTCCTTACAAGACGTTGTGCCTTAAGGTCGATATGACCGAACAGCGTAGGCTTGAATACGAACGGAACATGTTGCGCGAACAGAAGTTCATTCATTCTCGCCTTGAAGAACTGGGTACCATGTGCGGTGCGTTTGCGCATGACTACAATAACATTCTAGGGTCGCAGATTGGTTTCTGCCAGCTGGCGCAAGAAATGCTCCCGCCAGATCACCAGGCTAGCATGTTTATCAACGAAGCGCTTAAGGCGGCTGAACGCGGTAAGGCCTCGCTCGAAGAATTGTTGAATGCTATTCGCGGCAACGCCAATACGGCAACGCCTGCAATCGTGTTCTCGCCGTACATGATTATCGAAGACGTGGTGAAGAAGATTTCGCTTACCCTTCCGCCCAATATTTCTATTCACAGCGATGAACTGGATCACAGTCTCAAGGTTCGTGGAATTGTGGCATCGCTCGACCGCATTATCAGTAACCTTGCAAATAATGCCCTGTTCGCCATGAAGCAGACAGGGGGCTCGCTGACCTTTAAGTTGTATCCCGAAACGCTTGAATCCCAGCTGGTGACGCCTTATGCTCCGCCAGTTCCTGCAGGTAATTATGCCAAGTTCGAAATCTCCGATACGGGTACAGGAATGGATTCGGGCACGCTTGAACGTATTTTTGCACCGTTTTTTACGACAAAGGCTCCTGGCGAAGGCCTAGGGCTCGGTCTTTCTTCGGCCTTAAGGCTGTTAAAAGAGGGTAACGCCTACTTTACTGTGCAGACAACTTTGGGCGAAGGAACTACATTTTATCTATATTGGCCAATTGAAACTGAAACGAAGGAGGGCTAG
- a CDS encoding sigma-54 dependent transcriptional regulator, protein MNILIADLDQKFIGDIQHSWSVAGATLFTCTRESDLMPIVKKNSIDLAFIEVPFLMQDNMDMVSFLKERHPGIEIFVLCDDRNWQGAASAITRGANTFLKKPISISQLESTAEKVRAQLVNKSNNQLMESQVLDGLLGNTPEMRKILKTVYKVAPTNSTVLITGESGSGKEFLANVIHRYSKRAAEPFVAVNCGAIPENLVESELFGSKKGSYTGSTADKKGLFESANGGTLFLDEVGELSAATQVKLLRFLQSHEIRRVGDTQPQYLDVRVLAATNRDLQEAMQEGRFREDLYYRLNTFHLLLPPLRERKPALPNLIKYFILKNKDAQGKDIVDLEPAALYALTKYSYPGNIRELENIIEHATVLAEGGVIRLEDLPEEVQACAREQTMAIPHIKGEHNDASQVVDVEPVELPGISFESSAKTEKKPAAESEADGELLSLEEMERRHILRALSVCGGNRTEVCKRLGISRATLWRKLKELKIMMDGDDA, encoded by the coding sequence ATGAATATCCTGATCGCTGATTTAGATCAGAAATTTATCGGCGATATCCAGCACTCTTGGTCGGTTGCAGGGGCAACCTTGTTTACCTGTACCCGCGAGAGTGACCTAATGCCCATCGTCAAGAAGAATTCGATAGACCTTGCGTTTATCGAAGTTCCTTTCTTAATGCAAGACAATATGGACATGGTGAGCTTTTTGAAGGAACGCCACCCGGGCATTGAAATCTTTGTGCTGTGCGATGACCGCAACTGGCAGGGCGCGGCATCTGCCATTACCCGTGGTGCAAACACCTTCCTTAAAAAGCCCATCTCGATTTCGCAGTTGGAATCGACGGCGGAAAAGGTACGGGCTCAGCTTGTAAACAAGTCTAATAACCAGCTCATGGAATCCCAGGTGCTGGATGGCCTTTTGGGTAATACTCCCGAAATGCGCAAGATTCTAAAGACTGTCTACAAGGTCGCGCCCACGAATAGTACCGTGCTCATTACCGGTGAATCCGGTTCGGGCAAGGAATTCTTGGCTAACGTGATTCACCGCTATAGCAAGCGCGCCGCCGAACCGTTTGTGGCGGTGAACTGTGGCGCCATTCCAGAAAACTTGGTCGAAAGCGAACTCTTCGGTAGCAAGAAGGGGTCGTATACGGGTTCTACCGCCGACAAGAAGGGCTTGTTTGAATCCGCCAATGGCGGAACGCTCTTCTTGGACGAAGTCGGCGAACTTTCTGCTGCGACTCAAGTCAAACTTTTACGTTTCTTGCAAAGCCATGAAATTAGGCGTGTGGGCGACACCCAACCGCAGTATTTGGATGTGCGTGTTTTGGCGGCAACGAATCGCGATTTGCAAGAAGCTATGCAAGAAGGTCGTTTCCGCGAAGACTTGTATTATCGCTTAAATACCTTCCATTTGCTTTTGCCGCCGCTCCGCGAACGCAAACCGGCATTGCCCAACTTGATCAAGTATTTCATCTTGAAAAACAAGGATGCGCAAGGCAAGGACATTGTAGACCTTGAACCGGCTGCCTTGTATGCGCTGACCAAGTATTCGTATCCGGGCAACATTCGCGAACTTGAAAATATTATCGAACATGCAACCGTGCTTGCCGAAGGTGGTGTGATTCGCTTGGAAGACTTGCCCGAAGAGGTGCAAGCTTGTGCTCGCGAACAGACGATGGCGATTCCGCATATCAAGGGCGAACACAACGATGCGTCTCAGGTGGTAGATGTTGAACCGGTCGAACTGCCGGGAATCTCATTTGAAAGTAGCGCGAAGACCGAAAAGAAACCTGCTGCCGAAAGTGAAGCAGACGGTGAACTCTTGTCGCTCGAAGAAATGGAACGCAGACACATTCTGCGAGCCTTGAGCGTGTGTGGCGGTAACCGTACCGAAGTCTGCAAGCGCTTAGGCATTAGCCGCGCGACTCTTTGGCGTAAATTGAAAGAACTTAAGATTATGATGGATGGCGACGATGCCTGA
- the dnaB gene encoding replicative DNA helicase, whose translation MPDFENQQNSYEGRQVPMDLDAERCLLGSILRDPDVMGEAIMIIKDESFFYLEKHQLIWTALCTLNRNVTPIDLVTLAAELESMNKLALVGGREYLFELMESVASSANASWHIELLRKKSTLRKLIKSSSAVIKNAMDPAAAPEEVLQSAERDIMAIATDQIRDSLKPIQDFVNPLLERLNNRKDGITGIRTGITELDELTNGLQKSDLIILAARPGVGKTSFALTIAANAAINFQQNVAFFSLEMDGVQLAQRLLCSQAQIDQSKLRNGYLNSDEKKKLIAAVTPIQKAPLYVDDNADLGIMELMSKARQLKRKGKLDLLIIDYLQLMKTGKEENRAVAIGAISRGLKILAKEMQIPVIALAQLSRKVEEKGRERPQLSDLRESGSIEQDADMVWFVERKFVQTHREEDKHTAELIVAKHRNGSVKDIPMTFIPEYTTFYDAAPEGDGGGEAYSYDDANDMGPTDFGSY comes from the coding sequence ATGCCTGATTTTGAAAATCAACAGAATTCTTACGAAGGCCGCCAGGTCCCGATGGACCTGGATGCTGAACGTTGCCTGCTTGGAAGTATTTTGCGCGATCCTGACGTGATGGGCGAAGCCATCATGATTATCAAGGACGAAAGCTTTTTCTACTTGGAAAAGCACCAGCTGATTTGGACTGCCCTTTGTACGCTCAACCGCAATGTGACACCGATTGACTTGGTGACACTTGCTGCTGAACTTGAATCCATGAACAAGCTTGCGCTTGTGGGTGGCCGCGAATATCTGTTCGAACTCATGGAATCGGTTGCCTCTTCGGCAAATGCCAGCTGGCATATTGAACTCTTGCGCAAGAAGTCGACGCTTCGCAAACTGATTAAGTCTTCTTCGGCTGTCATTAAGAATGCGATGGATCCTGCTGCGGCCCCCGAAGAAGTTTTGCAGTCGGCTGAACGCGATATTATGGCCATTGCCACCGACCAGATTCGTGATTCGCTGAAACCGATACAAGATTTTGTGAATCCGCTTTTGGAACGCCTGAATAACCGCAAAGACGGTATCACGGGCATTCGCACGGGTATTACCGAACTCGACGAACTTACAAACGGTCTGCAAAAGTCTGACTTGATTATTTTGGCTGCGCGCCCTGGTGTGGGTAAGACGTCTTTCGCTTTGACGATTGCTGCAAATGCGGCTATCAACTTCCAGCAGAATGTGGCGTTTTTCAGCTTGGAAATGGATGGCGTCCAGTTGGCTCAGCGTTTACTTTGTTCGCAAGCTCAGATTGACCAGAGTAAACTCCGTAACGGCTATCTCAACAGCGACGAAAAGAAAAAGCTGATTGCCGCCGTGACTCCGATTCAAAAAGCCCCGCTTTACGTAGACGATAATGCTGACCTTGGCATTATGGAACTCATGAGCAAGGCTCGCCAGCTCAAGCGCAAGGGTAAACTCGACTTGCTGATTATCGACTACCTGCAGCTTATGAAGACGGGTAAAGAAGAAAACCGCGCCGTCGCTATTGGTGCAATCTCCCGTGGCCTCAAGATTTTGGCGAAGGAAATGCAGATTCCTGTAATCGCGCTTGCACAGCTTAGCCGTAAAGTCGAAGAAAAGGGCCGCGAACGCCCGCAACTTTCTGACCTTCGTGAATCGGGTTCTATCGAACAGGATGCCGACATGGTGTGGTTTGTGGAACGTAAGTTCGTGCAGACGCACCGCGAAGAAGATAAGCACACCGCAGAACTGATTGTGGCAAAGCACCGTAATGGTTCAGTCAAGGATATTCCCATGACCTTCATTCCGGAATACACGACCTTCTACGATGCTGCACCCGAAGGCGATGGCGGTGGCGAAGCCTACTCTTATGATGATGCAAACGACATGGGACCGACTGATTTTGGGAGTTACTAA